The archaeon genome includes the window CTAATCCTCAAGAGACGCAGCTGGCTCAACATAATCCTCGGAGGGATCTCGGGTGGGATGCCCGTCCTCGTCGGATACTCCGCTGTCGCAGCGACCGTCTCCCCGGTCGCGATCTACATGTCGGCCCTAGTCATAGTCTGGATCCCCACCCATATCTGGAGCCTTGCCATCTTCAGCAAGGCGGACTACGAGGCAGCCAAGGTGCCGATGCTCCCGGTTGTCTTCGGGGAGGACGTTGCCTCCGTCTGCGTCGCCCTTACGAGCGCCCTCCTGGCAGTCTTTTCTGTCGCGCTGATATTCCTCAGGCCCAACATCTACTACGCGGTGTCCGCCACCTTGCTCGGAGCCGTCGTTCTGGCCTACAGCGCCAAGCTGGCCGTCGACAAGAAGCGCGAAACCGCCTGGACACTGTTCAAGATAACGAGCCCCTATCTGACGGCCATCTTCCTGGTCCTCGGGGCCACGCTCTGGTACTGATGTCAGCCTCTGGACCCGAGTCCGTGATACCGGGCCGTGACGCGAGGGCGTGTGAACCAGTCTTTTGGGGTTGATGTCGTTCCGGCCGTGGTCAATCGTTAAATAATCAGACCTGGCCAAATCTCATTGTGGCGGGAAGGAACAGTGCCTCCGCCGGCATTGGGGCCTCCATTTACATAGCATGTGGTCTCATTGCCATGGCTTCAAGCCAGCTACTCGGTAGCGCTCTAAGCCTCTCCACCGATGTGTTCCTTCAGCTTGGGGGGGAGACGTTCCTGATTCTGATTCTTGGATTCTTCCTACTGGTAGCCGGGCTGCTGCTTGACTCCAAATATGACCTAAGGCACGACGTAGCCATGGCCTTGGGAGCACTCAGTGCTCTCATAGGAGCAATTGACTCCCTGTTACTTCTGAATCTGACAGGGGTCCTGAATGCTAGGCTTGTCTACGGCTACTCCCAGATTCCGGAGGTGGGATTCTTCTACAACTTCCTAACGGTGGCCGTGTTCGTCGTCGTGCTAGCCGCCTTCCCTCTAGGTATGGTGGGTTCCCTGGGAATGTTCCACGACGAGTCTCGAAGTCACGACAGTCAGAACTAATCGGGCCCAAACAAGGCAGTCTCTTTGCTTGTTAAATCAAGCATACCAACCCCTCATGCACATTTGAGCAGTCTTCTTCTAAGCTAGGAGGCGCTCTATCAGGTGGGTACGATGGAGTCTGCTTCACAGGTCCGCAGGCCTCTCGCGCTGGTATCCGGCCAAAAAGAATACTCGGTGATCGCGAGCCTCCCAAAGAACAGCACGTCCCTGGCTGCCCAGGCGGAGGACGCCGGCGCAGACGCGATAATGCTCAACATAGACGGCGATGAGGGCTCCTCTCCGAGTCACTTTGGCAGCTACGACCTGCACGACGCCTACATCAACGACGTAATCTCGAGCGTTTCCCTCCCATGCGGAATCTTCATCGGGGGAGCAAGGTCCCTCACCCCCGAGTACTGGGAGCGGATAATGTCCAGCTCCTTCAGCTTCGTCGAGATGTACGCTCATCAGATGCCGACCTTCGTACTCTCAGACTCACGCGTGAAGAAGATCAGCGCCATCGCGACCGGCTACATCCTCGAGCAGGTCAGGCAGCTCTCCCTCATGGACAGCCTGGAGGCGATAGACGTCGCCACCGTGCCCGCCCAGGCGAAAGGGACGCCCTTCAGCGTCCTGGACCAGGCCACCCTCGGGGTGATCATAGGAATCTCCACCAAACCCGTGCTTCTCAAGACCCAGAAGAGGCTCTCACGTGACGACATCGAGCGGGCAACCTCGATGGGGGTCAGCGGCCTGATCGTCGACCCTTGCATTCTCTCAGGAACCGACGAAGCGTATAAGGAAGAGCTGGCGGGCCTGCTCCCCAGGCGAAGCCAATCTGAAGCATAGCGGAATCCAAGGGGTCGTCCTAGCAGGCGGCCTCGGGACGAGGCTCAGGCCGTACACACTCCTCACCCCCAAGCCGATGCTCTCCGTGGGGACCAAGCCGATTCTCGAGCACATTCTCGTTTGGCTCAAGAGCCAAGGGGTCGAGGACGTGGTCGTTTCCACCGGGTACCTCGGCAAGTTGATTCAGGAGTACTTCGGCGACGGCTCTGAGTGGGAGGTCGAGGTCTCCTACGCAGCCTCACCGAACCCCCTCGGGACTGCCGGCCAGCTTAAGGCCGCCGAGCCTAAGATCAAGGGCACCTTCGTGTGCGTCTATGGAGACGCCATCCTTGACTTTGACCTGAGGAAGGTGATCGAGTTCCACAGGAGGAACCGGGCCGACGCGACCATGGTCCTGATGCAATACAGCGCTGAAATGAAGTACGGCTTCATCGAGACAGACGCCAAGGGTCGGCTCACTGAGTGGAAGGAGAAGCCAAAGATTTCGGGCCTCATCAACGTGGGGTGCTACGTCATGGAGAGGAGCTTCCTGAAACACATCCCTGGTGGGAGGATGTTCGGCATGCGCGAGACGTTCGACAGGGCGATGTCGGCCGGCGCCCGGGTCTATGCGATGAAGGCGAAAGGAGAGTTCCTCGACATCGGCGACAAACGCTCCTACCGGGAAGCCAACCAGCGGTTCATGAAGAAGATCGGCAAGGTGCTGTAGACGACGCAGCTGGTCGTCTTCGAGGATGAAGGATTCGACCACCTCCGCCCGCTGACCCTGACGAAGCACGTCAGCCTGCTCTCTTGGGGGACAAAGCGGTTGCTGGAGGTCGTGCGACAGAGCTCCGGCCTGCCCGAAGAGCCCACCTTGTGGGGAAGGAAAGAACTGGAAGGGGTGACCGAGGAGGCCACAGGCCTGGACTACAACGAACACTTGGAAGGGTCCTTACTCATGGTAAACGCGGGAGCTAGGCCCTCCAAGCTCATAGGGGAACTCTGCTCTCGGAAGGGCCCCTTCGTGGCTCTTGCGGGCGGCCGACTCCTGGCCGCGAGGGTAGGCCGAGGCGCAGCCGACCCGGGGGTGCTGGGCAGGAAGCAGGTTAAGGCGCTCGCAAGGGGATCCGAGAGGCTCGAAGCGCCCGCTGACAGTTTCTTCCGCGGATACTGGGACCTCGTCGAGAGCAACGGCGTGGCTATCGCGGCCCAGGCAGGACACTTCGAAGACCCCCTACAGCCCCCGAGTTCCGTCGAGGTGCGAGGCCCAGCCGGCAGTCTCCGGATCGATGGCGGCGCAGAGGTGGAGAAGTTCGTCACATTTGACACCAGGCGGGGCCCGATCGTGGTGTCCAAGGGCGCTCTAATCGAAAGCTTCTCTCGGGTGATGGGACCATGCTACATCGGCCCAAAGGTCAAGGTCCTTTCAGCCCTCATCGGCGGAGGCACGTCGATCTTCGAAGGATGCAAGGTGGGAGGACAGATCGAAAACTCCGTCGTCCAGGCCCACACCAACAAGGCTCACCACGGCTACGTAGGGGACTCCTACGTCGGGGAGTGGGTGAACCTCGGAGCGGGGAGCACGTTCAGTAACCTGAAGAACACCTACGGCAATGTCAGGGTCCAAGGCCAAGGCTCACGGACCGATTCCGGGATGCTTAAGCTGGGCCCGGCGGTCGGGGACATGTGCAAGGTCTCGATCGGGGCCCTCGTCCATGCGGGCAGGACAATCGGGGCGGGGAGCCAGGTCTCGGGGCTTGCGCGCGCGAGCATCCCACCATTCATCTTCTACGACGGCGAGACGGGACGCTCCGTGGAGCTCCTGCTCGAGTCGGTCGTAGAGACGCAGAGGAGGATGATGGAGCGAAGGGACATCACCCTCACGAGGGCAGCGGAGGGGCTCATCAGGCTCGCTTTCAAGGCGACATCTGCCGAGAGGAGGAAGTTCGGGGCACGGAAGGGGGCCCTGTCATGAGGTCCCACATGCCTGGCGAGCTTAAAGACCGACCCCCGTGCCCGCTGAACATCCAAAGTTAGCGTGAAGTTTTTGGCCGACCCTTATTCCGAAGAAGTCTCAGAGCAAGTCGACAGGCACGGCGTCCTGAAGACATACGAGCGCTGGCCATCCCTTGCACAGCAAGGATTCGAACTCAAGCCCGGCGTCTCGAAGGCCGGGTTCACCAGGGGCTGCGTGATGGGGATGGGGGGCTCGGCGGCAGGAGGGGACATCATATCGAGCTGGCTCGCGGCGAAGGGCGGTCCTGAGGTGAGCGTCTTCAAGGGGACCGTGCCCGTCGAGGACATGACAGGGATCCTCGGCGTCGCCTGCAGCGCTTCCGGCCAGACCGAAGAGACGATCGCGATGATGAAGACCGCCCTAAAGCGTGGCGCGACGGTCGTGTCTCTGTCCGCAGGAGGGAGGCTCATGCGGGTCTCGGAGGAGATGGGCATCCCCCACATGATGATGCCGGAGGTCGTCGCTCCAAGGTACATGCTACCATTCATCGTCTTCGCCTCCATGGCTGTCTTCGACGCCGGGATGGGCCTTGGCTGCGTAGCAGAGGCAAAGGATGCCATTTCTGAGCTGGAGTCCGAGTGGAAGGCTGTCTCCCCATCAGTCCCCCTTCGCGACAATGCGGCCAAGAAGCTCGCAGAACTCGCCCGCGAGAGGACTCCGGTCATCTACGGGTCCAGGGTCACGAGGGGCGCAGGCATACGTTTCAAGAACGTGCTCAACGAGAACTCCAAGAGGCACGCTCACTTCGACGGCCTCCCAGACGCCTTCCACAACGAGATAGAGGCGTGGGAGGACCCTGCCACCGGTTACATGCCCATCTTCCTCCGACACAGGAGCGAAGCTCAGTGGGACCGAACGAGGTCTGACTCGATGGTGAGGATCCTGCAAGAGCTCGGGAGAAAGCCCGTGGAAGTGAGGGGTCGAGGGGAGACGGACTTGGCGGAACTGGCGACCATGGTCTACAGGCTGGACATGGCCTCTTACTACCTCTCGGTCGCTCTCCGCAGGGACCCTTTCCCGACCGCCCTGATTGACAGGCTGAAGCGGGAGTCCTGACTATCTGATTCCGACCAGCTGAGCGAGTTCCTTCCTGGCACTGGCCCCGAGAACCTGCGCCGCCCCCTCGGGAGAGACCTCGCTCGCGAAGATCCCGCCCCCGAGCTCGAGGCCTCCCCAGGGAGCCTTCCTCGGATAGACTTCGATGTGCCAATGAATCTGTTTCGTGGTCTTCTTCTCCGAAGAGCTGTGGAAGACCATCGTGAAGGTCTGGGACTCCAACGCCTTCGACATCCCGCCTAGCGTCGACCTTAGCATCAGGGCGAGGTCCATCATCTCCTTCTGCGAGAGCTTCAGGATGCTGGTCATGTGCCGCTTCGGATAGATCCAGAACTCGTAGGGATGGGTAGAGACCCAAGGGGCGAAGGCGATGAAAAAGTCGGTCGCGAGTATCTGCCTCGGCCCTCCGGTCTCCGTCCCCACTACCTGGCACATGGGACAGATTCCCAGGTCGTTCAACGAAGTCTGTACGGTGTCCGCCTCCTGCTCCACCGCCGGGGGCACCCTGGGCGTAGTAACTATCTGGACGCTCGGGTGGACCGCTGTGGGCGTCCCTTCCTTCTCGCTGTTTACGTACACGAGGACATAGCTCACTCCTTTCTGGGAGTAGAGCCATCTGACCTTGTCCTGGAGCGAGGCGAGAACGTTGGTCCACTGTTCGATGTCGATCTTGGGAAAGGCCTGGTCGTGCTTGGGGGTCGCCACCAGGACGTAGTGGTATCCCACCGCCGGCTCGCTGTAGTGCGGTGGCTCCCCGTACGAAGGCGGCGCGCCAGGGGTCACTAGAGGGTTCTTCGCAGGAAAGATCCTGACCGACCAGTTCTTCACGACGTCTCCCTCCGAGTCGGTCTGCTTGAGGAGAGTGTCCCCCCGCTTCACCAGGACGAGGTCGGCCGGCGGAGTGAGGTCCTCGTTGCCCGCGCAGTAGTTGCACTTCTCTGCCTTTCCTTGTATGACTTGGCCTGGTTTGAGCCCCCTGTCGGGGAGGATGAACGAAAGCCTGTCAGTAAAGTAATCCTTCCTGATTTCAACCAACGGCGCGTGGCCCTTCGCTCCGGATATTAGCCTTTGGAGTGCGGCCCTACGCGAAACGGAGATAATCACTCGGTGCGAGTCCCACGCGGTAGCAGATGAAGGCAGGGTATGTGCTTCTCGACGGATGTGC containing:
- a CDS encoding nucleotidyltransferase family protein yields the protein MQGVVLAGGLGTRLRPYTLLTPKPMLSVGTKPILEHILVWLKSQGVEDVVVSTGYLGKLIQEYFGDGSEWEVEVSYAASPNPLGTAGQLKAAEPKIKGTFVCVYGDAILDFDLRKVIEFHRRNRADATMVLMQYSAEMKYGFIETDAKGRLTEWKEKPKISGLINVGCYVMERSFLKHIPGGRMFGMRETFDRAMSAGARVYAMKAKGEFLDIGDKRSYREANQRFMKKIGKVL
- a CDS encoding galactose-1-phosphate uridylyltransferase, with the protein product MVEIRKDYFTDRLSFILPDRGLKPGQVIQGKAEKCNYCAGNEDLTPPADLVLVKRGDTLLKQTDSEGDVVKNWSVRIFPAKNPLVTPGAPPSYGEPPHYSEPAVGYHYVLVATPKHDQAFPKIDIEQWTNVLASLQDKVRWLYSQKGVSYVLVYVNSEKEGTPTAVHPSVQIVTTPRVPPAVEQEADTVQTSLNDLGICPMCQVVGTETGGPRQILATDFFIAFAPWVSTHPYEFWIYPKRHMTSILKLSQKEMMDLALMLRSTLGGMSKALESQTFTMVFHSSSEKKTTKQIHWHIEVYPRKAPWGGLELGGGIFASEVSPEGAAQVLGASARKELAQLVGIR
- a CDS encoding protoheme IX farnesyltransferase, with protein sequence MKPWQNIRNYWRLTKPRIWGLLVFTGMIAMLVGYRETGVPFNTQAFVIVAVSLVLGSASADVLTNYHDRDIDGIMRRTQKRPIPSGDVSPKSALTFGLSMAVLSVLVPLLLINALSAGFMLLGLLDNVVVYSLILKRRSWLNIILGGISGGMPVLVGYSAVAATVSPVAIYMSALVIVWIPTHIWSLAIFSKADYEAAKVPMLPVVFGEDVASVCVALTSALLAVFSVALIFLRPNIYYAVSATLLGAVVLAYSAKLAVDKKRETAWTLFKITSPYLTAIFLVLGATLWY